The Thermus thermamylovorans genome includes a region encoding these proteins:
- a CDS encoding IS5 family transposase (programmed frameshift), protein MSSRRSYPSDLSDAEWALLEPLIPAPKPGGRPAKVPRREIVNAILYVLENGIKWRAMPHDLPHWSTVYHYFRKWQKEGIWEKAVQALARQDREREGRQASPSALVMDSQSVKTTEKGGPEGNDGAKKVKGRKRQILTDTGGRLLKAFVHPANEHDKRGGEALLLGMDLSLWPRVRKLFVDWGYRGLKGLASSLGLELEVVARPYAGVRGVWVREGEEAPELPRERGFKPLPKRWVVERTFAWLGRNRRLAKDYEANPRVSEAWVYLGMLRLLVKRLARAA, encoded by the exons ATGAGCTCTAGACGATCTTACCCCAGCGACCTCAGCGATGCGGAGTGGGCCCTCCTGGAGCCCCTCATCCCAGCCCCCAAGCCCGGCGGCCGACCCGCCAAGGTGCCGAGGAGAGAAATCGTTAACGCCATCCTTTACGTCCTGGAAAACGGCATCAAGTGGCGGGCTATGCCCCATGACTTGCCCCACTGGTCCACCGTCTACCACTACTTCCGCAAGTGGCAGAAGGAAGGCATTTGGGAGAAGGCCGTCCAGGCCCTGGCCCGCCAGGACCGGGAGCGAGAAGGGAGGCAAGCTTCGCCCAGCGCTCTGGTGATGGATAGCCAGTCCGTCAAGACCACGGAAAAAGGGGGCCCCGAGGGAA ACGACGGGGCGAAAAAGGTCAAGGGGAGAAAGCGCCAAATCTTGACGGACACGGGGGGTCGCTTGCTGAAGGCCTTCGTGCACCCGGCCAACGAGCACGATAAGCGGGGTGGGGAGGCCTTGCTCCTGGGGATGGACCTCTCCCTTTGGCCAAGGGTGCGGAAGCTCTTTGTGGACTGGGGGTACAGGGGCCTCAAGGGGCTCGCTTCTTCCCTGGGGCTGGAGCTTGAGGTGGTGGCCCGTCCCTACGCGGGGGTGCGTGGGGTCTGGGTGCGGGAGGGGGAGGAGGCGCCGGAGCTTCCGCGGGAGAGGGGGTTCAAGCCCTTGCCCAAGCGGTGGGTGGTGGAGCGGACCTTCGCCTGGCTTGGGCGGAATCGGCGGCTTGCCAAGGACTACGAAGCTAACCCTCGGGTGAGCGAGGCCTGGGTGTATCTGGGCATGCTACGCTTGTTGGTGAAGCGGCTGGCTAGGGCCGCGTAG